In one window of Nicotiana tabacum cultivar K326 chromosome 12, ASM71507v2, whole genome shotgun sequence DNA:
- the LOC142167107 gene encoding secreted RxLR effector protein 161-like, whose product MVSSKIINTPIATATRPDMDEPGSPVNKTMYIGIIGSFLYLTTSRPDIVFSVGLCTRFQSNPKESHLKAAKIILRYLKGTQDLVLYYPSGDNFDLIGYADADYAGYLVDRKNISGMAHFLGSCMISWDTRKQNSMTLSTAESEYVAAVSCCAQLLWIKKQQKILVYFLTVDTHDDYRTNK is encoded by the exons ATGGTGAGTTCAAAGATCATTAATACACCTATTGCCACTGCCACTCGCCCGgatatggatgaacctggttctcctGTAAACAAGACTATGTATATAGGCATTATTGGGTCATTTCTGTATCTCACAACAAGTAGACCAGACATTGTCTTCAGTGTGGGACTTTGCACCAGgtttcaatccaatccaaaggagtctcatcTGAAGGCTGCAAAGATAATTCTGAGGTATCTCAAAGGAACGCAGGACCTGGTTCTTTACTATCCATCAGGAGATAATTTCGACTTGATCGGGTATGCTGACGCTGATTATGCTGGGTATCTGGTAGATAGGAAAAACATTTCTGGAATGGCACACTTTCTGGGTTCATGTATGATCTCATGGGatacaagaaaacaaaactcaATGACTCTTTCAACTGCAGAATCTGAGTATGTGGCGGCTGTCTCTTGCTGTGCTCAACTATTGTGGATCAAGAAGCAACAAAAGATTTTGGTGTATTTTCTGACT GTAGACACACATGATGATTACAGAACAAACAAGTAG